The following proteins come from a genomic window of Paenibacillus swuensis:
- the trmB gene encoding tRNA (guanosine(46)-N7)-methyltransferase TrmB produces MRLRGRKGIKEELEQQKDLVVLEPHPYKGRWREFFGNDHPIHAELGMGKGRFISGMSKRNPEINYIGVDMYDELVRRAAVKARAIWSETEDMTPPNLALARFNILDLEDVFEEGELERIYLNFSDPWPKAKHARRRLTHANFVNKYRKVLNKDGEIHFKTDSETLFEFSLNSFSDLRLQMKNISLNLHRAGVSEEEHVMTEYETKFTKRNMPIFRMEVVIGTDAVANHHARTEAFKAAEAAEPEDTSEDTDNESE; encoded by the coding sequence ATGCGATTACGAGGCCGTAAAGGCATTAAAGAAGAATTAGAGCAGCAGAAAGATCTGGTGGTGTTGGAACCACATCCGTATAAAGGCCGTTGGAGAGAGTTTTTCGGGAATGATCATCCGATCCACGCGGAGCTGGGTATGGGCAAAGGCCGCTTTATCAGCGGTATGAGCAAGAGAAACCCCGAAATTAATTACATCGGCGTGGATATGTATGATGAGTTGGTTCGCAGGGCAGCGGTGAAAGCCCGGGCGATCTGGAGCGAGACGGAGGATATGACCCCGCCGAATCTGGCGTTGGCCCGGTTCAACATTCTGGACCTGGAGGATGTCTTCGAAGAAGGTGAACTGGAACGGATCTACCTTAATTTCAGCGATCCTTGGCCGAAGGCGAAGCATGCCCGCCGCAGACTGACACACGCCAACTTCGTAAACAAGTACCGCAAGGTGCTGAACAAGGACGGCGAAATTCATTTCAAGACAGATTCGGAAACCCTGTTTGAGTTCTCCTTGAACTCTTTCTCCGACCTTCGTCTGCAGATGAAGAACATTTCCTTGAACCTTCACCGCGCGGGAGTATCGGAAGAGGAACACGTTATGACCGAATACGAAACGAAGTTTACGAAGCGGAACATGCCGATTTTCCGGATGGAAGTCGTAATCGGAACAGACGCCGTCGCGAACCACCATGCGCGCACAGAAGCTTTTAAAGCCGCTGAAGCGGCTGAGCCCGAAGATACTTCAGAAGATACCGACAACGAATCTGAATAA
- a CDS encoding SpoIIE family protein phosphatase: MVFKELAVNLCVLLSYLFIMGRFFKMEPPALDAPIGIRVRLGVLLGGLGIILIVFSIPVTDTVKTDLRHVVVVLAAVYGGMVSALVSAVIIAIGRLTFFDSNIISFSATAVMLMIAVLLGSLAKVPIVRWKAFQLFNGIQIPIVGGFLWFAMRKSEVLLLYLQTSLIAVVGGSVAFYILEYILESNRLFRQLRISENNYKSMSDRYRSVVDHVKEVIFQTDEEGRWTFLNPAWTEITGFTVGNSLQMPVRLYIHPEDALLLKGAGEGLSGFRVPWIKRELRIVTADGDYRWVEWFAQSRRDEENRYAGTLGTLMDITERRRSELKLAVELELSKRIQQSVLPKWYEGTRLNIHGKQLPSEQLAGDMYTWHTNGEKCTVILIDVMGHSVASSLVGMHIHSFLQELLTYMDDPAAIMKRLNYHVHDLFHSKSNTETVLCTALCVTLDTRDHTVRYVNAGHPHGIALTDEGQFVKLDRGGITLGIVREAAYHSGHFKYGEHCRLLMYTDGLFEVYKGRPGLTTDAIRNVLTACRHGNNQSVMNLLDKDIQALTERPDDICLVCLDAGHWSDTPEERESHVSNDN; the protein is encoded by the coding sequence ATGGTGTTTAAGGAGTTGGCTGTCAATTTATGCGTGCTGCTTTCGTATCTGTTTATTATGGGTCGTTTTTTCAAAATGGAGCCTCCCGCCCTTGATGCGCCGATCGGAATACGCGTTCGTTTGGGGGTGTTGCTCGGAGGACTGGGAATCATTCTGATTGTATTCAGCATCCCGGTAACGGATACGGTAAAGACGGATTTAAGACATGTTGTCGTTGTGCTCGCGGCTGTTTATGGAGGAATGGTTTCGGCACTTGTTTCAGCCGTAATTATTGCGATCGGCCGCTTGACCTTTTTTGATTCAAATATCATTTCTTTCAGCGCCACCGCCGTCATGTTAATGATAGCCGTCTTACTCGGTTCACTTGCCAAAGTCCCTATTGTCCGCTGGAAGGCGTTTCAATTGTTTAACGGAATTCAGATTCCTATCGTCGGCGGGTTCCTGTGGTTCGCCATGAGGAAATCCGAAGTGCTGTTGTTGTATTTGCAAACCTCGCTGATCGCCGTTGTCGGGGGCAGTGTAGCTTTTTACATCTTGGAGTATATTCTGGAATCGAACCGGCTCTTCCGCCAATTAAGAATCAGCGAGAACAATTATAAGTCCATGTCGGACCGCTACCGTTCGGTGGTGGATCATGTGAAAGAAGTCATCTTTCAAACCGATGAAGAGGGACGCTGGACTTTCCTGAATCCCGCTTGGACGGAGATCACGGGATTCACGGTGGGGAATTCATTGCAGATGCCTGTTCGCCTGTATATCCACCCGGAGGATGCGCTCCTTCTTAAAGGAGCAGGGGAGGGGTTGTCCGGTTTTCGAGTGCCTTGGATCAAGCGTGAGCTTCGAATTGTTACCGCGGACGGCGATTATCGTTGGGTGGAATGGTTTGCCCAGTCCAGAAGAGATGAGGAGAACCGATACGCCGGCACCTTGGGTACCTTGATGGATATCACAGAGCGCAGGCGTTCGGAACTGAAGCTTGCCGTGGAATTGGAGTTATCGAAGCGTATTCAACAATCCGTGCTGCCTAAGTGGTATGAAGGTACAAGATTGAATATTCACGGGAAACAATTGCCCTCCGAACAGCTCGCCGGAGATATGTATACATGGCATACGAACGGGGAGAAGTGTACCGTCATTCTCATTGACGTCATGGGTCATAGTGTGGCTTCCTCCCTTGTCGGCATGCATATCCATTCCTTCCTGCAGGAACTGCTCACGTACATGGATGATCCTGCAGCTATTATGAAACGGCTCAATTATCATGTTCACGACTTGTTCCATAGCAAAAGCAATACGGAAACCGTGTTGTGCACGGCCCTTTGCGTAACATTGGACACGCGCGACCATACGGTCCGTTACGTCAATGCGGGACATCCGCATGGAATCGCGTTAACCGATGAAGGTCAATTCGTGAAATTGGATCGGGGCGGGATTACGCTCGGCATTGTGCGGGAAGCGGCGTATCACTCCGGTCATTTCAAGTACGGCGAACATTGCAGGTTGTTGATGTACACGGATGGATTATTTGAAGTTTATAAGGGCAGACCCGGTCTTACAACGGATGCCATAAGGAATGTGTTAACCGCTTGCCGGCACGGGAACAACCAATCCGTGATGAATTTATTGGATAAAGACATCCAGGCATTAACCGAAAGACCCGATGACATATGCCTTGTCTGTTTGGATGCGGGTCATTGGTCCGACACTCCCGAGGAGCGTGAATCTCATGTTTCGAATGACAATTGA